The DNA sequence GGGGATTTTCCAAAACAACGCAGGAGGTGCTTGGGACAATGCTAAAAAATCATTTGAACAAGGAGTTGAAATTAATGGTGAAAAGCATTACAAAGGTTCTGAAGCACATAAAGCATCAGTTACCGGAGATACTGTAGGTGATCCATTTAAAGATACTTCGGGACCTTCGATGAATATTTTAATTAAATTAATGTCGATTATCTCGTTAGTAATCGCACCAACTTTAGCAATTCTTCACAAAGATAAAATCGAAGAAAACAGAAGAGCAAAATTAGAATCATTACAGAGAATGGCAGGCATGACGGCTGGCACCACTTCAGCTGGTGGCGTTCAAGCAATTACTCCTATACAACCTGCAAGAGGAATGCTTAATGAAGAAGGTGATTTCGTGTATGATACTGGTAATATTCAGGAAATTAAATTAGCTAACAAATCAATCGGTGTTGGTGAAAACAGCCAGTTAATGGCGTTGTACAACGGTCTTAAATCAAAAGATCAAAAAGATTTAGAAAGTACAAAATGGTTTACTATTGAAAATCTTCACTTCCAAACTGGAAGCAGCGATTTGAAACCAGGTTCTGAACAGCAGCTGAGCAATTTGGCTGATATATTAAACGCTTTCCCAACTGCTAAAGTGAAATTAGGTGGTTACACCGATAATACCGGAAGCGAAGAAGGCAATATGAAGTTATCGAACTTACGTGCTCAGGCAACTAAGCTTAAACTATTGGAAATGGGAATTGCTTCCGACAGATTAGAAGCTGAAGGTTACGGTTCTCTACATCCAGTTTGTGCCGCAAATGATACTGAAGAGTGTAAAGCACAAAACAGAAGAATTGATGTTCGTATTTTGAACTTTTAAATCGATTTAGTTCTTTTAAAATAGTAAATCCCAACTGAAAAGTTGGGATTTATTTTGTTTAAACATTTGGATTTAAAAAAAAATGGAAGAAGTTTAATATCCGCAAACATTGTCTTTTATCCATCAGCGAAGCGGTCTCTTATCTTTTAGTCTAAATAATTACCAACCCTTTTTCCGAACATAAAAAAATGTGATAACGGTAATTGTTGCCATTAACCCAAGCGTAATATAATAGCCATATTTCAAATTAAGTTCCGGCATAAAGACGAAGTTCATTCCGTATATTCCTGCGATAAAAGTGATTGGGAAAAAGTACATCGAATAGATTGCAAGAACTTTCATCACCTGATTTGCCTTTTGATCGCTCATTGCGAGAAACATTGAAATTAAACTGGCAACCTGCGCATTCAAATGTTCAAAATCCGCAATTACATCTTTATGTTTGTCCTTTAAGTCAGTTACGGCGGTATCGTCAAGTTGAAGTAATTTAAATTTATCAACCCAAACCGCAGAGATATTTAAAATTCTGGTATTCAAACCTGATTTTCTTTTCAATCGGTACAGTCGCCTGATATGATTAGAATGATTAGTGGTTTTAAGGAAAATTTCACTCTCAATCTGATCCATTATTTCCAGCAGATTTTTCGATTCGTCATCGTAAGACTTCATTACTTTTAAGGCTAGATTTAAAGCAATTTGGTCGCGGGTGATTTCCTTATTAATCGGAAGCAGAATTTCTTTTTTAAATTCATAAATGCTTCGGTTTTTCAATCGGTGAATCGTGATGATCACATTATCAATTAAAAAAATACCGAGCTTGGTAGAAATATCGCTGATCGTATTTAAGTTTGACCGTTCCAACTGCGTATTTTCACGCATCAGGAAAAAATTGACGTCTCCATCCTGCTCATATTTTGGTAAGTGATTGGCGTCAATGGTATCATCCAAAAGAAGAGAGTTGATATTGTAGCGTTGGTGTAGAAAAGCCAAATCCTCTTCAGTAGGACTTTCTACATCAATCCATTCGCAATGGTCATTTTTATAAATAATTTCAATAGGCATTTGACAAATTTAAGTTAAAATTAACATTCAAATCTACAAAATTATGACAAACACAATAAAATTTATAGTGTTGATGAAAGCCACGAATTCACGAATTAATTCTTTTATTGACTCTGTTTTTATTCTATAAAAAGTTGCAAATGATATTATTAAAATTATCTAATTAGGGAAACAGAATAATTTCATTTTTAAAATACATTCGTGAATTCGTGGCAAAAAAAGTTTAATATATTTACGCACACACATCACTTCCTATGTGTCAAATAAAATTTATCTTTGTTTAAATTACAAATTACATGCTTAAAAGTTATATCAAAGGAGTAGGCCATTACGTGCCAGAAAATATAGTGACCAACGATGATTTGTCGAAGTTGATGACCACCAATGACGAATGGATTACCGAGAGAACCGGAATCAAAGAACGTCATCACCGAAAGAACAGAAACGATTCTGAAGAAACCACAGCGTATCTCGGTTTCAAAGCGGCAGAATCTGCTTTGAAAATGGCAGGAATGACCGGAAAAGATATCGATTATATTGTTTTTGCAACACTTTCCCCAGATTACTTTTTCCCAGGTTGTGGCGTTTTATTACAGGAAATGTTGGGCTGTGAAACGATCGGTGCATTAGATGTAAGAAACCAATGCTCAGGTTTCGTTTATGCGATGAGTGTTGCCAATGCTTTTATTAAATCAGGTCAGTATAAAAATATTTTAGTCGTCGGTGCAGAAGTTCATTCTTTTGGTTTGGATTTTTCTGATGCCGGACGTGGAGTTTCCGTTATTTTCGGAGATGGTGCAGGTGCGCTAATTTTATCGGCAACTGAAGATGAAAACGCTGGAGATATTCTAGCCACAAATATGCATTCAGAAGGAAAACACGCCGAAGAATTATGTACCAAATTCCCGGGTTCTAAATTCGGTTGGAGCGACAGAATGCGTTTGGAACCAGAAAATGTAACCGATGCTGAAGTTTATCCAGTTATGAATGGAAATTTTGTTTTCAAACATGCGGTTACCAGATTCCCTGAAACAATGATGGAAGCCTTAGACAAAGCCGGAAAGAAACCTGAAGATTTAGATATGTTTATTCCCCATCAAGCGAATTTAAGAATTGCCCAGTTTGTACAAAATCGTTTCGGTTTACCAGATGAAAAAGTCTACAATAATATTCAACGTTTTGGAAATACGACGGCAGCTTCAATTCCTTTAGCTTTAAGTGAAGCCATCGAAAACGGTAAAATTAAAAGAGGAGATTTGGTTCTTCTTTCAGCCTTTGGAAGTGGATTTACTTGGGGATCCGTTTTATTTAATTATTAAAAAATTAGTTCATTAAAATTCTTATGAAGGTTTATTATGAAGATAATCGACAAGAATTTTATTTAAATTTAAAATGCGTCAATCGATGCATTTTTTTTTGCTTCGACTTCATTTTAAGCAAATCTGATTTTTATCATTTCATCATTGAATTATTGAAATTTTAGAGTTGTAACTTTACATAGAATCAAATGGTTAGAAACTAATCTTTTCATAAAAAACACACTATGGCAACTCAATCAAAAAAACAGGAAAAGCATGTTTATTTCTTCGGTGGTGGTAAAGCCGATGGTAATGAATCGATGAAAAATCTATTAGGGGGCAAAGGAGCAAACCTGGCAGAAATGGCCGGTCATCCAGATTTAAAATTACCTGTGCCGCCGGGATTTACCATCACTACAGAAGTTTGTACGTACTATTATCAACATAAAAAAACCTATCCCAAAACTTTAAATTCTCAAATTAAAGACTCCGTCAAACAGATTGAAAAATTGATGGGCAAAAAATTTGGAAATGTTAAAGATCCATTGCTTCTTTCCGTACGTTCTGGTGCCAGACGGTCAATGCCTGGAATGATGGACACTGTTTTAAATATTGGTTTAAATGACGAAACTGTAAAAGGTTTGATTAAAGTAACGGGCGATGAAAGATTTGCTTACGATGCTTATCGTAGACTGGTGATGATGTATGCCGATGTCGTCATTGAGAAAGCAGGCGGATTGGAACCTGCCAAAGGAATCGGTATCCGCCGTATTATGGATGAGAAACTGTCTGAACTTAAAAAAGAAAAAGGCGTAGAACTCGACACTGAAATTGAAGCAAAAGATTTGAAAAAATTAGTCAAAGAGTTTAAAGCTTTAACTAAAAAATATTTAAAACAAGAATTTCCGGAAAATCCTTGGGACCAGTTGATGGGCGGCGTAGGAGCTGTATTCGCTTCCTGGAATGGAAAACGTGCCATTGAATATCGTAAAATTGAAAGAATCCCTGAAGAGTGGGGAACTGCTGTGAATGTTCAGGCAATGGTTTTCGGAAATATGGGCGATAGTTCTTGCACCGGCGTTGCTTTTACGCGAAATCCCGGAAATGGCGATAATCATTTTTACGGTGAATATTTAGTCAATGCTCAAGGTGAAGATGTGGTTGCAGGAATCAGAACTCCGGCTCCGATTAATAATGCTTCTAAAAACGATCACAGTAAAAAGTTAATTACTTTAGAAAAATTAATGCCTGCGCAGTACAAAGAATTAGATGAGTTTCAAAAAAGATTGGAAAGTCACTATAAAGACATGCAGGATATCGAATTTACGATTGAAAAAGGAAAGTTGTATATGCTGCAGTGCAGAGTTGGAAAACGAAATGGTGTTGCCGCTGTGAAAATGGCCACAGACATGTACAAAGAAAAATTGATTACTGCGGATGAAGCAATTATGAGAGTTGGTCCAAATCAACTGGTAGAATTACTATTGCCAATGTTTGATCATATGGAAGAACTTAAAAATAAACCTATTGCAAAAGGGCTTCCTGCAGGTCCGGGCGCCGCAGTTGGAAGATTGGTTTTCGAATCTTCGGATGCTGTTGAATGGGCTTCAAGAGGCGAGAAAGTAATTTTGGTAAGAGAAGAAACCTCACCGGAAGATGTGGACGGAATGCACAAAGCACAGGCAATTATCACTTCAAAAGGAGGGATGACTTCGCACGCTGCTTTGGTTGCCAGAGGTTGGGGAAAATGCTGTATCGTAGGTTGTAGTGAAATCGAAATTAGAGAACATGAAAAGTTGCTGATTACCAAAGAAGGCAAGAAATTTCATGAGGGAGATTGGGTAAGTTTAAATGGAACCAGTGGTTTAATGTATGAAGGCGTTCTTGAATTAATAGCGACCGATCTCAATAAAAACAAATCCTATCGATCCTTAATGAAATTGGTTGATAAGACAAAAGTATTGGGCGTTAGAACTAATGCTGATAATCCTAAAGATGCTTTGCAAGCTGCCTATTTCGGTGCTGAAGGAATTGGATTATTTAGAACCGAACATATGTTCTATGGCGAAGGTAGTGAGAAACCACTTTTCCTGTTGCGAAAAATGATCATGAGCGACACCCTGGAAGAAAGGAAATCGGCTCTTGATGAATTATTCAAGTTTGTAAAAAAAGACATCAAAGCGACTTTAGAAGTAATGGATGGAAAACCTGTAACCATAAGACTTCTGGATCCGCCTTTACACGAATTCGTGCCGCATGATAAAGAAAAGTTAATGGCTTTAAGCAAAGAGTTGGGCGTGAGCATGAGTATCTTGAATAGAAGAATTCTTGCCTTGCATGAAAATAATCCAATGCTTGGTCACCGCGGTGTGCGTCTTGGAGTTTCCTATCCTGAAATTACGGAAATGCAGGTGAGAGCAATTTTAGAAGCTGCAGGTGAATTAATTAAAGATGGAAAACATGCCATGCCTGAAATTATGGTTCCTGTAACCATGGGGAAACATGAACTTCAACATCAGAAAGTTATTGTCGACAGAGTTTATTTAGAAGTATTAAAAAAATTGAAACTTAAAAAAATCGCCTATCTCTACGGAACGATGATTGAAATCCCAAGAGCAGCGTTAAAAGCAGATTCAATGGCGGAAGTTGCAGATTTCTTTAGTTTCGGTACCAATGATTTGACGCAGATGTCATTCGGTTTCTCCAGAGATGATATTGGTGGATTCTTGCCGCAGTATTTAGATTTAAAATTATTACCGGATGATCCATTTGTAACCATTGACCAAAGTGGCGTTGGCGAATTAATTAAAATTGGAGTCGAAAGAGGAAGAAAAACGAAACCACAATTGGAAGTAGGTATTTGCGGTGAACACGGCGGTGACGCAGAATCCGTGAAATTCTGTCACCGACTCGGAATGAATTATGTAAGCTGTTCTCCATATCGTGTTCCGATTGCAAGACTGGCTGCGGCACAGGCAGCAATTGAAGATAAAACAGCCACATTTTAAACAATTATAGTAAATGAAAAAACTGCCTCGAATTCGGGGCAGTTTTGTTTATTTATAAATCGAATTTTTAAGAGAAATGCGTCTTTTGCAAACTTAAATGGATCTATTTAATTTACTTTAAAAATGAAAAAACATTTGTGCCTTTTGTAGTTGAAAAAATAAGTTTATTATTTACTCAAAAACCACAAAATCCGTTCCATCATAACTCGCAAAAACCATCGTAGGATAAGAATCCTGGTGAGCAATATTTCCGTTTTTATCAATAGCAATTGCTCCCGCAAAACCATCGATTTGCTTTAATTCTACAAAAGTTTTTTCTACCGCATCTTGCAAGGTAAAACCATCAGTAACTCTGGTTACAATTTTAGCTGCAGTAGCATTGCTGACAATATCTTCGCCAACTCCGGTACAACTTACGGCACAAAATTCATTTGCGAAATTTCCCGCAACCGTTGCAGAATCAGAAATTCTTCCAACAAGTTCAAAACCTTTTCCACCTGTAGAAGTTGCTGCTGCCAGTCGGCCTTCTTCATCTAAAGCGACACAACCAACTGTTCCTTTTCCACCGTTTTTTAATTTCTCTTCGTATTCCTTTCTTCGTTGTGGAATCTCCGTTGAGAAATCTTCGAAACCATTTTCAGTGGCGTATTTTTTTGCTCCGTTTCCACCGAGAACTCGGTCATCTTCTTTCATTAAAACTTGAGCAACTTCAATCGGGTTTTTTATATTTTCAATATTAATAACTCCAGAAAATTTCTGAGTTGCTCCATTCATTAAAGAAGCACTCATTCTGATTTTTCCGTCGCTTTGAATTTGCGATCCCATTCCGGCATTGTAGAGTAAATCATCTTCCAATTGTTTAATTGCAAAAACTACCGTTTCTTCAGCAGAATGACTTTTTAAAAATTCAAAAGATTTTTTCGCGATTTCTTTTAAAGAATTTTGTTTGGCAATTTTCACTTCGTGACTTTGGTCGCTTTCCGAGAAAAACCCACCGTGGATGATTATTTTCATTTTTAAATGCTAGAGTTTATTTTATTTAGCGTGAGCAGCATGAGTATACTGTGAATTGACAATCGTAAGATCTTTCGCTTTCAAGTCGTAAAAATCGTTTTGAGATAAAACATGCACGATAAGATTGTCAATAGAAATAGGTTGACCCAATTGAATATTTGTAAGGTTGGTATCTTTAATAAAACGGCCGTCGACCAAGATTACAAGCCCAGATCCAATCGCAGTCATGATATCATTATCAATGAAAAGTCCGGTATCTTCACCTAAACCAATTCCTAAAGTTCGAGGATTATTAACAACAGCTTGAAACAATCTTCCAATTCTTCCACGCTGAACAAAATGCGTATCTACGATTACATTTTCGATGAAGCCCAAACCTTGCGTTATCTTAATTTCTCCCTTTAAAAGAGCCTCACTGCTTGAACCCTGATAAATCATATTTTCCGAAGCCGCTGCTGCACCGGCAGAAGTTCCGGCGTAAATGAAATTTTCTTCCTGATATTTTTGAAGAATGATATCGTGAAATCTCGATCCGCCCAGAATTGATGTGAGTCGAAGCTGATCACCACCCGTAAACATAACAACATCTGCGGCATTGGCACGTGCGGTTATTTCGTCGCTGTTCGCTTGCTCACGGTTTTGAATATCTAAAATATTAACATGTTTTGCGCCCAGAAACTCAAAAGCTTTCTTGTATTCAGGTCCCACAATTTGTGGAATTTGTGATGCGGTAGTAATAATCTCAATCACCGAATCTTCTTTCAATTTAGATTCATCGATTATTTTTCTTAGGATACCTCGTTCAAAAAAATTGAGGTTTTTTTCTATATTTTGATCGTAATCAGTTTCAGCGAAACTGCCCTTATTAACGGCTCCACCGATGATCATTAATTTTCCAACTGCTTTCATAGCTTGCAAATTTAAAAAATTATTATTTGTTACTTCCATAATAACCAATCAATTTATTGATATACTTTATTGTTGAATTGAAGTTCTGCTGAAAAAAATGCTTCCGATTTCCATTATTTTTTTCGAATTATAGAGGTTTTCGTTTATCTTTGATATTCAAATAAAAAATTAAGGATATAAAAAGATAGCATTTACCTATGAAAATCGAAAAAATACAAGTTTTACGCGGCCCGAATATTTGGAGTATAAGAAGGAAAAAACTCATTCAGATGCGTTTGAATCTGGAAGAGATGGAGCATTTTCCAACCAATAAGATTGATGGATTCCGTGAAAGATTACAACTGCTGATGCCCTCGCTAATTACGCACCGTTGTTCGGAAGGCGTAGAAGGCGGGTTTTTCTTACGGGTTGAAATGGGAACTTGGATGGGTCATGTTATTGAACATATCGCCTTAGAGATTCAGACTTTGGCCGGAATGGATACTGGCTTCGGCAGAACCAGAGAAACTAAAACTCCGGGTGTTTACAATGTCGTATTCAGTTATCTTGAAGAGAATTCAGGGATTTATGCTGCAGAACAATCTGTCGAAATTGCAAAATGTTTAATTGAAGCCCGCGATTATAGTTTAGAAGATTGTATTCAGAGATTAAAAGAAATCCGAGAGAGAGAAAGATTGGGACCTTCTACCGGAAGTATCGTACAGGAAGCTGTTGCGAGAAATATTCCTTGGATTCGATTGGGTAGAAACTCTTTAGTTCAATTAGGATATGGCGTAAATCAAACAAGATTCCAAGCGACGATTACTGGAAACACAAGTTCGATCGCAGTTGATATTGCCTGTAATAAAGAACTCACCAAAAAAATGCTCGATGAAGCTGCTATTCCTGTTCCAACTGGTGATTTGGTGCATGATGAAGAAGGTTTAGAAAGAGTGGTTGAAAAAATTGGATATCCACTTGTGTTAAAACCTTTAGATGGAAATCACGGAAAAGGTTCTTCGATTAATGTTAACGATCTAGATACTGCAAAAGTAGGATTGGTTCATGCTCAAAAGTATTCCAACAAAGTTATTGTAGAAAGATATATTACCGGATATGATTTCCGTATTCTTGTTATTAATCATAAAATGGTTGCTGCGGCCAGACGTGTTCCTGCTCATATTATTGGAGATGGTGACTTGAATATTCAACAATTGATTGACAAAGAAAATTTAGATCCAAGAAGAGGTTACGGACATGAAAATGTTTTAACAGAAATATTGGTTGATAAAGATACCAATGAACTTTTAGAAAAATTAAATTATACGTTAGAAACCGTTCCGAAAAACGGAGAAATTGTTTATTTAAAATCTACTGCAAATCTTTCAACCGGTGGAACTTCTATTGATGTAACCGATATGGTTCACCCAGAAAATATTGTAATGGCAGAAAGAGTTTCCAGAATTATCGGTTTAGATGTTGCGGGAATCGATATCATGGCAGAAAACCTTACCCAACCTTTAAAGGAAAGTGGAGGTGCTATTTTAGAAGTAAATGCCGCGCCAGGATTTAGAATGCACCTTGCCCCGAGTGAAGGTTTGCCAAGAAACGTTGCTGCTCCAGTAGTCGATATGTTGTATCCACAAGGGAAAGCGGTTCGTATTCCAATTATTGCGGTAACAGGAACTAATGGTAAAACAACAACGACGAGATTGATTTCTCATATTGTTAAAAATAATGGGTATAGAGTAGGATTTACAACTTCAGACGGTATTTATATTCAGAATACGATGTTGACCAAAGGAGATACTACAGGACCTGTTTCGGCAGAATTTATCTTAAAAGATCCTACTGTAGAATTTGCTGTTTTAGAAACTGCAAGAGGAGGAATTCTTCGATCTGGTTTAGGATTCAGTTATTGTGATATCGGCGTTTTAACCAATATTAAAGAAGACCATCTTGGAATTAGTGATATTCATAATTTGAAGGATTTGACCAAAGTAAAAAGAGTCGTAATGGATTCTGTAAAAAAAGATGGTTGGAGTGTTTTGAACGCAGACGATGCTTATTCGATGAGATTAATGCCTGATTTAGATTCTAAAGTAGCCATTTTTAGTTTAGATGAAAATAATCCGCACATTAAGAAATTCGCCAAAGAAGGAAAAGTAACTTGTGTATTTGAAGAAGGTTTTGTCACCATTAAAAAAGGCGACTGGAAAATTCGGATTGCCAAAGTGAAAAGCATTCCGATTACCATGGAAGGAAAAGCCAAGTTCATGATTTCTAATGTTTTGGCGGCGAGTTTAGCCACATATTTATACGGTTTTGAAATCGAAGATATTGCGAATTCACTTCGTACCTTTATTCCAAGTCCGATGTTGATGCCAGGAAGATTGAATATTTTTAAGTTCAAAAAATTCCACGTTCTAATCGATTTCGCACATAATCCAGCAGGATATGAAGCGATTGAAGATTATCTGAGCAATGTAGAAGCCACCAAAAAAATCGGAATTATTTCTGGAGTAGGCGACCGTCGAGACGAGGATATCCGAGAATGTGGTAAGATTGCCGGTAGAATGTTTGATTATATCATCATTAGAAATGAAAAACATTTGAGAGGAAGAACCGAGGAAGAAATCAATGAGCTTCTTATTTCCGGTATTCAGGAAGCGGGTAGAAACGTGAGTTACGAATGTATTCCAAAAGAGATTGAAGCCTTGAAACACGCCATGAGTATGGCAGAAGAAGGTACATTTATTACCGCGTTGAGTGACGTTGTGACAAATGCGATCGAGTTGGTGCAGGAATATCAAAACCGCGAGATTTTGGAAGAAGGAAACATGAATTAACGACATTACAATTATTTTAATATATTTTATTTGGGCAGACATTTCCGTCTTCCGTTCCCGCTTCCGCCGCGGCGGAGAGC is a window from the Kaistella flava (ex Peng et al. 2021) genome containing:
- a CDS encoding CorA family divalent cation transporter, giving the protein MPIEIIYKNDHCEWIDVESPTEEDLAFLHQRYNINSLLLDDTIDANHLPKYEQDGDVNFFLMRENTQLERSNLNTISDISTKLGIFLIDNVIITIHRLKNRSIYEFKKEILLPINKEITRDQIALNLALKVMKSYDDESKNLLEIMDQIESEIFLKTTNHSNHIRRLYRLKRKSGLNTRILNISAVWVDKFKLLQLDDTAVTDLKDKHKDVIADFEHLNAQVASLISMFLAMSDQKANQVMKVLAIYSMYFFPITFIAGIYGMNFVFMPELNLKYGYYITLGLMATITVITFFYVRKKGW
- a CDS encoding 3-oxoacyl-ACP synthase III family protein, with the translated sequence MLKSYIKGVGHYVPENIVTNDDLSKLMTTNDEWITERTGIKERHHRKNRNDSEETTAYLGFKAAESALKMAGMTGKDIDYIVFATLSPDYFFPGCGVLLQEMLGCETIGALDVRNQCSGFVYAMSVANAFIKSGQYKNILVVGAEVHSFGLDFSDAGRGVSVIFGDGAGALILSATEDENAGDILATNMHSEGKHAEELCTKFPGSKFGWSDRMRLEPENVTDAEVYPVMNGNFVFKHAVTRFPETMMEALDKAGKKPEDLDMFIPHQANLRIAQFVQNRFGLPDEKVYNNIQRFGNTTAASIPLALSEAIENGKIKRGDLVLLSAFGSGFTWGSVLFNY
- the ppdK gene encoding pyruvate, phosphate dikinase, whose protein sequence is MATQSKKQEKHVYFFGGGKADGNESMKNLLGGKGANLAEMAGHPDLKLPVPPGFTITTEVCTYYYQHKKTYPKTLNSQIKDSVKQIEKLMGKKFGNVKDPLLLSVRSGARRSMPGMMDTVLNIGLNDETVKGLIKVTGDERFAYDAYRRLVMMYADVVIEKAGGLEPAKGIGIRRIMDEKLSELKKEKGVELDTEIEAKDLKKLVKEFKALTKKYLKQEFPENPWDQLMGGVGAVFASWNGKRAIEYRKIERIPEEWGTAVNVQAMVFGNMGDSSCTGVAFTRNPGNGDNHFYGEYLVNAQGEDVVAGIRTPAPINNASKNDHSKKLITLEKLMPAQYKELDEFQKRLESHYKDMQDIEFTIEKGKLYMLQCRVGKRNGVAAVKMATDMYKEKLITADEAIMRVGPNQLVELLLPMFDHMEELKNKPIAKGLPAGPGAAVGRLVFESSDAVEWASRGEKVILVREETSPEDVDGMHKAQAIITSKGGMTSHAALVARGWGKCCIVGCSEIEIREHEKLLITKEGKKFHEGDWVSLNGTSGLMYEGVLELIATDLNKNKSYRSLMKLVDKTKVLGVRTNADNPKDALQAAYFGAEGIGLFRTEHMFYGEGSEKPLFLLRKMIMSDTLEERKSALDELFKFVKKDIKATLEVMDGKPVTIRLLDPPLHEFVPHDKEKLMALSKELGVSMSILNRRILALHENNPMLGHRGVRLGVSYPEITEMQVRAILEAAGELIKDGKHAMPEIMVPVTMGKHELQHQKVIVDRVYLEVLKKLKLKKIAYLYGTMIEIPRAALKADSMAEVADFFSFGTNDLTQMSFGFSRDDIGGFLPQYLDLKLLPDDPFVTIDQSGVGELIKIGVERGRKTKPQLEVGICGEHGGDAESVKFCHRLGMNYVSCSPYRVPIARLAAAQAAIEDKTATF
- a CDS encoding isoaspartyl peptidase/L-asparaginase, giving the protein MKIIIHGGFFSESDQSHEVKIAKQNSLKEIAKKSFEFLKSHSAEETVVFAIKQLEDDLLYNAGMGSQIQSDGKIRMSASLMNGATQKFSGVINIENIKNPIEVAQVLMKEDDRVLGGNGAKKYATENGFEDFSTEIPQRRKEYEEKLKNGGKGTVGCVALDEEGRLAAATSTGGKGFELVGRISDSATVAGNFANEFCAVSCTGVGEDIVSNATAAKIVTRVTDGFTLQDAVEKTFVELKQIDGFAGAIAIDKNGNIAHQDSYPTMVFASYDGTDFVVFE
- a CDS encoding cyanophycinase encodes the protein MKAVGKLMIIGGAVNKGSFAETDYDQNIEKNLNFFERGILRKIIDESKLKEDSVIEIITTASQIPQIVGPEYKKAFEFLGAKHVNILDIQNREQANSDEITARANAADVVMFTGGDQLRLTSILGGSRFHDIILQKYQEENFIYAGTSAGAAAASENMIYQGSSSEALLKGEIKITQGLGFIENVIVDTHFVQRGRIGRLFQAVVNNPRTLGIGLGEDTGLFIDNDIMTAIGSGLVILVDGRFIKDTNLTNIQLGQPISIDNLIVHVLSQNDFYDLKAKDLTIVNSQYTHAAHAK
- the cphA gene encoding cyanophycin synthetase; protein product: MKIEKIQVLRGPNIWSIRRKKLIQMRLNLEEMEHFPTNKIDGFRERLQLLMPSLITHRCSEGVEGGFFLRVEMGTWMGHVIEHIALEIQTLAGMDTGFGRTRETKTPGVYNVVFSYLEENSGIYAAEQSVEIAKCLIEARDYSLEDCIQRLKEIRERERLGPSTGSIVQEAVARNIPWIRLGRNSLVQLGYGVNQTRFQATITGNTSSIAVDIACNKELTKKMLDEAAIPVPTGDLVHDEEGLERVVEKIGYPLVLKPLDGNHGKGSSINVNDLDTAKVGLVHAQKYSNKVIVERYITGYDFRILVINHKMVAAARRVPAHIIGDGDLNIQQLIDKENLDPRRGYGHENVLTEILVDKDTNELLEKLNYTLETVPKNGEIVYLKSTANLSTGGTSIDVTDMVHPENIVMAERVSRIIGLDVAGIDIMAENLTQPLKESGGAILEVNAAPGFRMHLAPSEGLPRNVAAPVVDMLYPQGKAVRIPIIAVTGTNGKTTTTRLISHIVKNNGYRVGFTTSDGIYIQNTMLTKGDTTGPVSAEFILKDPTVEFAVLETARGGILRSGLGFSYCDIGVLTNIKEDHLGISDIHNLKDLTKVKRVVMDSVKKDGWSVLNADDAYSMRLMPDLDSKVAIFSLDENNPHIKKFAKEGKVTCVFEEGFVTIKKGDWKIRIAKVKSIPITMEGKAKFMISNVLAASLATYLYGFEIEDIANSLRTFIPSPMLMPGRLNIFKFKKFHVLIDFAHNPAGYEAIEDYLSNVEATKKIGIISGVGDRRDEDIRECGKIAGRMFDYIIIRNEKHLRGRTEEEINELLISGIQEAGRNVSYECIPKEIEALKHAMSMAEEGTFITALSDVVTNAIELVQEYQNREILEEGNMN